A portion of the Homalodisca vitripennis isolate AUS2020 chromosome 2, UT_GWSS_2.1, whole genome shotgun sequence genome contains these proteins:
- the LOC124356073 gene encoding longitudinals lacking protein, isoforms A/B/D/L-like — MFCLCGVCFRVNGKVFACDLCGRSYNQYASLYRHRRYECGKQPMFVCPFCPQRCKQKANINAHIRLKHADQKQNTA, encoded by the exons atgttttgtttatgtg GTGTCTGTTTCAGGGTGAACGGGAAGGTGTTTGCGTGCGACCTGTGCGGTCGCTCTTACAACCAGTATGCCTCACTGTATCGCCATCGCCGCTACGAATGTGGAAAGCAGCCGATGTTCGTTTGTCCGTTCTGTCCTCAGCGGTGCAAACAGAAAGCGAATATCAACGCCCACATCAGACTCAAACATGCCGATCAGAAGCAAAACACTGCATAG